TTTTTCATTTAGATTTGTAAGTAAGTGTATACCATCTGCTACCCCTAAAGCTATAAGCATTACTGGAATCATAGTTGACACAGCATAAATTGGAATTCCAACTGCTGACATTAATCCAAAGGCCCAGATAGTACTAAATAAAACTACACTTAAAGTTAGCAATGTACTTTTTATACTTCTCAGAGCAATTATCAATACTATAGCTATAATTAAAACTACTAATGGTATCATTACTTTCATATCCTGAGGCATTAAATTTGCCAGTGTTCCTTCAACTACCGGTTGACCTGCAATATACATTTCACCCGGGCCATTTACTTCAGCTAAAATTTCCTGGATTTTATCATATAGTTTTAAACGATCAATCCCTTCATCAACCAATTGAGCCTGAATTAGTGCTACTGTATTATCTTCAGAAACAAGCCTTCCAGAAACCATATTATTACTGCTAACAGTTTGTTTTAAGTCTTCAAATTCAGCTTCATTATCAGGTATAGTACTAAAAAACTCTTCAACTTCTAAACCAAAATCTGAAGCAGATATATTATTTGCAGTAGCTATACTTTTTATGTCCTCTTCATTTATTTCTTCTAAAGAAGATAATCTATCACTTATTTCCAATATTTGTTCTATTGTTTTTTTATTATATATTTCATTTTCATTTTCAACTGCTACAATCACTGCATCATTTATATCAAAAAGATCTTCATAATGTTCACTTTTTTCAAAAGCCGGATGATTCTCTGGCATATATTCATTTAGATTTGTTTCTATTCTTGCTTTATCATAAATTTCAAAACCAAAAAATGCTGTAATTGCAAATAAAATTAATAAAGTAATTATTGGTTTTTTTAGTACAAAATCGTTAATTTTATTCATTCTATACCTCCCTAGAATTAATGAATGAACAATCATTCATTAATGTGTAAATTTTTTTCATTCTCTTAAACCTTTTTTCAATATCATTATTAACTCCTCTGGTGCTTTCATTAACATATTTTTATCTTCATTTTTTATTGCTTTTTCAACTATTCCCTGTATTGAGCCAAAAATAATATTTGCACTAATCTCCGGATCATAACTTTCATTTATCTCTCCTCTTTGTATAGCATCTTTTAACTCATTCTCTAAGATTTCAGGTATCATAGTTAAATATTCATTTATAGAATCAGAACCTTCTTTTTTAGGAAAATCTTTTTCTCTTACTAAAATTTCACCAACTGCAATATTTTCTTTAATTTCTTTGAAGTGAAAATTCAAGAATTTTTCTAATTTTTCCCAAAAATTCAGGTTCTGCTGTTTTATTTTCTTTAAATTTTTCATTCTTTTTTCTAACTCATATTTAAAAATATAATTTAAAATGTCTTCCTTATTTTTAAAATAATTATAAATTGTACCGACTGCAACATTTGCTTCTTCTGCTATTTCAGAAGTTTTTGTATTATAAAAGCCCTTTTTTGACATTACATTTATAGCTGCTTTTCTGATTAATTCCTTTTTATCAGTCATTAGTAGATCCCCTTTCTGAATGATTGTTCATTCATAATATAACATAAAAATATCATTATGTCAAAAAGGTGGGATTATTTCCCACCTTTTATATACTGTTATTTACTTATTTTTTTGCCAGTAAAAGTAAATTCATCCCTATTCATCTTATAATATTTACCTCTATTATTTTCTTCTAATTCACCAATAATATTATCACATTCAGAACATACTAATTTATCATTTACTTCTTTTGCATCATATGCTCTAGTGATTCTATTTTTCCAGCATCTTAAGACTTTTCCCTTGCCTATTTTTTTATATTTAAATAATTTTGATTTACATTTAGCACATTTAATAGTTAAAATAATACCACCTCAAAATCACTAGTCCATCTCTGGAAAAAAGAAATTATATAAATAATATTTATGGTAGCTAGAATTATTTTTTCTTTTCTTTTCATCTTTATCACTTAAAAAGTCATTAATTATTTCATTGAATTCTTCAGCTTCTTCATCAGTTAAATAAATACCCGAATAACTCATTTTTATTTTTTTATAAAATTTTTCAAACTTTTCTTTTTCACTTAAATCATCTTTATCATATAATTTGTCTAAATTATTTATTAAACTATTTTCCATATGATTGATAAATCCTCTGATCCAATCAGCATTATCTTTGTTAGTACTGCTTATTAACTCCTGTCCTTCAAAGCTATCAGCAGAAGTCCTGTAACCATTTTCTGTCTCTTCTAATATCCCTGCTTTTACCATTTCTTTAACATAATTTTTTATTAATGACTGCTTTTCATTTAATTTTTTTACAATATAGTCAATAGTTACAGTTTCATCTTCAACTACACCAATTATATCCATAGATATTGGATCACCAAGTAGTTCCATAATTTTACGATCAGTAATTTTCATTTTCTTTTTTTTCATGAAAATCCCTCCTTAATATAATTTATATAAATTTTATTTTACCTAGAAATAAGAACCATAACTGAAATAGGAGGTACTTTTATATGATGATCTTTAAAAATATTGAATACTTCATTCCCAGCCTTTTTATCATCAACTATTATTCCCCATCTACCCTCACCTATTTCAAAATCAATCCATTCTCGATTTGGATTATAAAGAATTAATAGTTCTTCCTCTTTTTTTGAATTTGATATTTCAGATTTTATTTTATAAGCTACAGTATTTGAAGGTGATTCTAAAAATTCAAGATTATTTCGTATCGTTTTGGCATCATCCATTCTAAAAATTTCATAACTTTTTCGTAAATCTATTAAACCACTATAATATTTGAATGTATTATGAAATCTTGTTTTTCTCTCCCATTTTAACATATTAATATAGTCTCCGGCATTATAACTATTGGAATTACCATATTTAGTACGTAAAAATTCCTCTCCTCCCTGTAAAAAAGGAACACCTAAAGAAGTAAAAATTATTGCCTGGGCCATCTTGTCCATTTTAATTCTAATATGTCTGGGTTCTTCCCCATTAGTTTTTTTAAGTTTATCCCAGAGTGTAAGATTATCATGAGCACTGACATAATTAATAGTTTCACTGGGACTTACAGTGAAATCATGAATTTCTTTGTTATAATAGATTGCCCCAACTATGCCTTTTTTTATCTCATTTGAAAGACCTTTTTTACCATTAACAAATCCTCTAGTATCTCCATCAGTATCACCTTTAATTGCATCACGGAAATGGTCATTAAAAGCTGAAATATTCATTTTCTTTTGAGCACCTTTTAACATTTGTTCATCATGATGAAGTTGAGGAGGTAAGGCTGACCAGGGTTCACCATATAAAAGAATAGATGAATCTATTTCATGTAATTTATCTTCAGCCAAATCCATTGTTTCTTTATCTATTATTCTCATCAAATCAAATCTAAATCCATCAATATGATATTCTTCTGCCCAATAAGATAATGAATCAATAATAAATTTTCTAGCCATAGGTTTTTCAGTAGCAAATTCATTACCGACTCCAGATCCATTAGCTAAATTATGCTCATCTTCATGTTTCCTATAAAAATAACCAGGAGCAGTTTTAGAAAAAGTTGAATCTTCAGTATAATAAGTGTGATTATATACTACATCCATGATTACTCCTATACCTTCATCATGAAGAGCTTTAACCATTTTCTTAAATTCAATAATTCTTGTTTCATCAGAAGGATCACTGGCATAAGAACCTTCAGGAACATTATAATAATAAGGATCATAACCCCAATTATAATCTTTTTGCCAGGTGTCATCCACTGTAGCAAAATCAAATACTGGCAAAAGGTGAACATGAGTAATTCCCAATTCTTTTAAATGATCAATACCAGTTTTAAAACCATAACGATTTTTTGTTCCTTTTTCTGTAAAAGCTAAATAGTCACCTTTTAATTCTATACCAGATTCTGAAGAAATAGAAAAATCTTTTACATGCACTTCATAAATTATTGCATCAGTAGGTTTTTCTAACTTAACTCTACAATCGCTTTCCCAGCCCTCTGGATTGGTTTTTGAAAGATCAACAATATATCCTAATTTACTATTAGTACCTACAGCACGTGCATAGGGGTCAATAACTTCATAACTGTATTCTCCATAATCAACTATAAATAAATAATAATTTCCAGAAAGGTCTTCAGAAACTAATGTAGACCAGCATCCATTTTCCCCTTTTTTTAATAGAAATTTATCATTTATTGATTTATCATTTTCATCTGCAAAAATTAAAACTTCAACTTTTTCAGCAGCAGGAGACCAAATTTTAAAAGACGTTGATCCTTTGTCCACAATAACTCCCAAATCATCTCCATTATAAAAAATATCACCATATTCAAAACTTAAATCCATTTTATTATCTAAACTCATAATACCCAATTATCCTTCCTCCACTCTAATTATAAATATTCTAGTATTTACAAACTTTTATATAATTTTATATATTCCTGTGCTGAATGTTTCCAACTAAAATCTTTTACCATAGCTCTTTTCATTAATTTTTCCCAAATTTCTTTCTGCTGATAAAAATGTATTGCTCTTCTGATTGTGTATAACATATCATGGGCATTAAAATTAGCAAAAGAAAAACCAAATCCAGTATCTTCAAATTCATTATAGGGTTCTACAGTATCTTTTAAGCCTCCAGTTTCTTTGACAATTGGAATGGTTCCATAACGCATACTAATTATTTGACTCAATCCACATGGTTCAAACCTTGAAGGCATTAAAAACATATCAAGCCCAGCATACATTTTTTGGGCAAGCTTACCATCATACTTGATTTTTACGCCTATCTGATCAGGATATTTTTTAGATATTCTTTTAAAGAAATTTTCATATTTTTTCTGACCGGTTCCTAATAAAACAAACTGCATATCTTCCTTATTGATCGCTTCTTCAAGAATAGCCTTGATTAGATCAATTCCTTTTTGTTCAACAAGTCTGGTAACAATACCTATTAAAGGAATCTCCTTATTAACTGGTAATTCAAACTCTTTTTGCAGTTTTTCTTTATTTTTAAGTTTAGTTTCCAAATCATCTTGATCATAATTGTAATAAATATCTGAGTCAGTCTTTGGATTGAATTTATCATAACTTATTCCATTAACAATCCCTTTTAAATCTCTACTTCTCATTCTTAAGGCATAATCTAAACCTTCTCCAAAATATGATGTTTTTATTTCTTCAGCATATGTCTCACTAACTGTATTTATTTTATCAGCATAAAATATGCCTGCTTTCATAAAATTAACAAGACCATTATGGCGAATATTTCCTGAATTCCAGTGCCAGTAATTAATTCCCAGTACATCGCCAATAATTTTAGGATCAAACTGACCCTGATAACGCAAGTTATGTATAGTATAAAGTGTTTTTATATCTTCATAAAAATCATATTTTCGATAATTATCATCCAAAAGTAATGCTAAAATTCCTGTCTGCCAATCGTTAAAGTGAATTATATCTGGTTTAAAATCAATTTCTGGTAACATTTCTAATACTGCTCTATTAAAAAAAGTAAATTGTACTTCTTTATCATTATTTTCATACAAAGTTGATCTATTAAAATAATATTTATTGTCTATAAAATAAGTAGGAACACCTTCATTTAATAATTTATTTACACCTACATATTCTTCTCTCCAAACTACATCAGTTTTAAAGTCAGTTACATGTTCTAATTCTAATTTAAATTTTTCATCCATATTCAGATATTCAGGTAATACAACCCGGACATCATGACCTTCCTCACGTAAGATTTGTGGTAGTGACCCTGAAACATCTGCTAGGCCCCCTGTTTTAACAAATGGATCTGCTTCAGAAGTAACAAATAAGATTTTTAATTTTTCAGACATTTTAAAAACCTCCCAAATAAAAAACTCCTGTTCTCTTTATTATATCATTACTTTTAGAGAAAATCCAACTTTAAGCTAATTAACTGGAATTTAGTTTAAATAAATATTCATAAATCTAGAAATAAATACAGGCATATGTTATAATTATATAAACAAATACTGTATTTATTTAATTAGTTAAATTATGCCTAATGCCCTGGAGGTAAATTTATGAGTGAAAATTATCCAAATGAATATAATCGTTATCTATTTCATAAAGGTGAAAATTATCATAGTTATAAATTTCTAGGTAATCATCTATTCCAAAAAAAAGAAAAAAAGGGAGTTCGTTTTTCACTATGGGCACCTAATGCAAAAAAAATAAGTGTTATTGGAGATTTTAATAACTGGCAAAGTAATATTGATGAAATGAAAAAAATTAAAAACTCTGGAATATGGACTATATTTATTAATAAAGCTAAAGCAGGTGATTTATATAAATATAAAATAACTGGACCAAATAATGAAATTAGAATAAAAGCTGACCCTTATGCTAACTATGCAGAAAAAAAGCCTAATACTGCTTCTCGTGTCTTTAATAATAATAAATATAAATGGAATGATGAAAAATGGATAAAAAAAAGAAATAATTTTGATCCTCACAAAGAAGCAATTTTAATTTATGAACTTCATCTTGGTTCCTGGATTAGAGATGAGGAAAATAATTATCTTAATTACCGAGAAATAGCTGATAAACTTGTCGATTATATTAAAAAAATGGGTTATACTCATATTGAATTACTTCCAATTGCTGAGCATCCATTTGATGGTTCCTGGGGTTATCAAACAACTGGCTATTATGCTGTTACCAGTCGTTATGGTAATCCTGATGATTTTAAATATTTAGTAGATAAATGTCATCAAAATAATATAGGAGTTATAATGGACTGGGTACCAGGACATTTTTGTAAAGATGACCATGGACTAAGAATCTTTGATGGAACACCTCTTTATGAAAGTGAGGACCCTAGAAGGGCTGAAAATATTCAGTGGGATACCCTTAATTTTGATTTTGCCCAACCAGAAATTTGGAGCTTTCTTATCTCTAATGCCATATACTGGTTAAAAGAATTTCATATTGATGGGATAAGAGCTGATGCAGTAAGTAATATGATCTATTTGGACTACCAAAAAAAAGATGGTCAGTGGGCTGCTAATAAGTATGGTGGAAATGAAAATCTAGAAGCTATTGCTTTTTTACAAAAATTAAATGAAGTAGTCTTTAAAGAATTCCCTGGTACTTTAATGATAGCTGAAGAATCAAGTGCCTGGCCTGGAGTAACTTCTCCTACATACCATGATGGCCTTGGCTTTAATTTTAAATGGAATATGGGTTGGATGAATGATACTTTAGAATATATGGAAAAAGATCCTCTATTCAGAAAAGGTGTCCATAATAAATTAACTTTTTCAATTATGTACACATATTCTGAAAATTACATACTTCCTCTTTCTCATGATGAAGTAGTTCATGGTAAAAAATCATTATTAGATAAAATGCCAGGCGAATATTGGGAAAAATTTGCTAACTTAAGGCTTCTATTCGGTTATATGTTAGCCCATCCTGGCAAAAATTTATTATTTATGGGAGGAGAATTTGGTCAATTTATTGAGTGGAATTATAAACAGGAATTAGATTGGTCTTTATTAGAATATGAAAAACACAAAAAAATGTCTGATTATGTTAAAGAATTAAATAAATTTTATTTAGAAGAAAAAGCTCTCTGGCTTCTTGACCATAAACCAGAAGGCTTTGAATGGGTGGAGGCAGATGATAAAGATAAAAGTATTATTAGTTTTTTAAGATTTCCCTATAATCAGGAAAATCATTTACTTGTTATTTGTAACTTCACACCTGTGTTCAGAGAAAATTATCAGGTTGGTATTCCATTTTATAAAAAATATGAAATTGTATTTAATAGTGATCTGGAGAAATATGGGGGGGAAAATACTATTAATCAAAAGTTATATTCTCCTTTTAAAAAATCCTGTAATTCTAAACCTTATTCATTAAAAATTGATTTACCTCCACTCTCTATTTTATATTTAAAAATAAATGAAAATACTAAGGAGGGTTAAGATGGCAAATAAAGAAATAGTAGCAATGCTTCTTGCTGGTGGTAAAGGTACACGACTTGGTGTATTAACAAATAATCTTGCTAAACCTGCTGTTCCTTTTGGAGCAGAATTTAGATTAATTGATTTTCCCTTAAGTAATTGTTCTAATTCAGGTATTAATACTGTAGGTATTTTAACTCAATATGAACCATTAATTCTTAATTCATATATTGGTGATGGAAGTTCCTGGGAACTTGATAGAAATGATGGTGGAGTAACAGTTTTACCACCATATCTCCATGACAAAGGTGGAGGCTGGTATAAAGGAACTGCTGATGCAGTATATCATAATATTAATTATATAGATCGTTATGACCCAGAATATGTTTTAGTTCTTTCTGGGGATCATATTTACAAAATGGATTATTCCAAGATGCTTGATTTTCATAAAGAAAAGGGTGCTGCTGCTTCTCTAGCTGTAATAGAAGTACCCTGGGAAGAAACACATCGTTTTGGTATTATGAATACAGATGAAGAAAATAAAATTATAGAATTTCAGGAAAAACCAGATGAAGCTAAAAACAATTTAGCTTCTATGGGAATATATATATTTGATTGGCCTAAACTTAAAGAATATTTAATTGCTGATAGTCGAGATTCAGAATCCTCAGGTGATTTTGGAAAAAATATAATTCCTGCTATGATTAATGATAAACATAGTGTTTATGCTTATGAATTTGAAGGCTACTGGATGGATGTTGGTACAATAAATAGTTACTGGAAAGCTCATATGGATTTAATTCATAAAAATACAGGACTTGATCTATATGATAGAAATTGGATTATATCTAGTCTTAATCCAAATCAACCTCCTCTTTATATTTCTGAAGATGCAGAGGTTAACCATTCTTTGATTAATAAAGGAAGTGAAATTGAAGGTACTGTTAAAAATTCAGTAATATTTTTTGGATCTTCAGTTGGTAAAAATTCTATAGTAGAAGATTCTGTAATATTACCAAATACAAAGATAGGTGAAGGATGCTATATAAACAAATCTATTATCTGCCATAATGTAAATATTGAGGATAATTGTAATATAGGAGCTGATGATTTAATAAATCCAGATATTACTGTTATTGCTGATAATATGACAATTTCAAGAGGATCAAATATTGAGAATGGTTCTGTTGTTGAATAATTTTAACTGCACCTTTTGAAAAATTGAAAGGAGGAAATTATAAATGAAAAATGTAATGGGAATAATTAATGATATACAGAATGAAGAGGTTCTTAAAGATTTAACTGAACATCGTTCACTTGCTTCTGTACCTTTTGGATGTAGATATAGATTAATTGATTTTCCCCTATCAAATATGGTTAATTCTGGTATAATAAATGTTGGCATTTTCCTTGAAAATAAGTTTCGTTCTCTACTTGACCATATAGGTCCAGGAAAAGCCTGGGATCTTGACCGAAAAAGAGATGGTCTCTTCTTACTCCCTGCAAGTCAAAGTAATAATCATGGTATTTACAAAGGTGATATTGAGAGTCTCCAGGCCAATTTAGATTATTTATATCGAAGCAGTCAGGAATATGTAGTTATAGCTAGCTCAAATATTATATGTAATATGAATTATAATGATGCATTTGAATATCACCTACAATCAGATGCCGATATAACTGCAATATATAAACAGATCTCTTCTCCAGCCAAAAGCAAAAATCACACTGTGCTGGAAACAAATATTAATGATCAAATAACTAATATGAAAGTAAATCCTGAACGTCAGAAATATAATAAAATATCTCTTGAAAAATTTATTATGAAAAAAGAATTATTAATTGATATAATAGATGATTGTTATTCCACAGGTCGATGGGATTTTATAAAAGATGGTATTATTAAAAATATTGATAAATATAATATTAAAGGATTTCCTTATAAAGGATATGTTGCAAATATTAATTCTCTAAACAGTTATTTTCATAAAAATCTTGAACTTTTAAAACCTGATAATCGTAAAGATATGTTCTATAAAAATCAAATCTTTACCAAACCGAAAGATGAGGCACCTACAAAATTTAGTGATCGAGGGCAGGCCAAAAATATAATTGCTGCAAATGGGTGTATAATTGAAGGAGATGTAGAAAATAGTATACTTTTTAGAGGAGTTACTATTAAACGAGGAGCTCATGTTAGAAATAGTATTATAATGCAAAAATCAACAATTGGTAGAAATGCACAAGTGGAAAATGTAATAACTGATAAAAACGCAAAGATCAAAGATGGCACAGAACTTAAAGGAAGTAGAAATTTTCCTATTATAATCGAAAAAAATGCAGAAGTTTAAGGAGAGTGTAATTAAATGAAAAATATGAAAAACAAAAATCCAAATGTTGCATATTTTTGTATGGAATTTGGACTTGCTAAAAATTTAAGAATATATGCTGGAGGTTTAGGAATTTTAGCCGGTGATATTTTAAAAACAGCTAATGAATGTTATTATCCACTAATCGGTATAGGTCTTCTCTGGAAAAAAGGATATACCAAACAATTAATCGGAGACCATAATTATCCCTATGATTCTTATCCAACTTATGAAGAAATATATGATGAATTAGAAGATACTGGAGTTGTTGTGGAAGTTCCTATTAAAGAACAAACTATTTTCACAAAAGTTTGGAAATTAGATGGATATGGTAATACTCCACTTTATTTGCTTGATACAAATTTACCACAAAATAATGAACAACAAATAATAACTGATAAATTATATATTGGTTCTGAAGAAAAAAGAGTAGCTCAAGAAATGATTTTAGGAATTGGTGGAATAAAAGCTATTAGAGAACTTGATTTAAATATTGATGTTTTCCATTTTAATGAAGGCCATGCTGTTTTGGCAGGTACTGAATTAATAAAAGAAAAAA
Above is a window of Halanaerobiales bacterium DNA encoding:
- a CDS encoding MMPL family transporter, with the translated sequence MNKINDFVLKKPIITLLILFAITAFFGFEIYDKARIETNLNEYMPENHPAFEKSEHYEDLFDINDAVIVAVENENEIYNKKTIEQILEISDRLSSLEEINEEDIKSIATANNISASDFGLEVEEFFSTIPDNEAEFEDLKQTVSSNNMVSGRLVSEDNTVALIQAQLVDEGIDRLKLYDKIQEILAEVNGPGEMYIAGQPVVEGTLANLMPQDMKVMIPLVVLIIAIVLIIALRSIKSTLLTLSVVLFSTIWAFGLMSAVGIPIYAVSTMIPVMLIALGVADGIHLLTNLNEK
- a CDS encoding TetR/AcrR family transcriptional regulator; protein product: MTDKKELIRKAAINVMSKKGFYNTKTSEIAEEANVAVGTIYNYFKNKEDILNYIFKYELEKRMKNLKKIKQQNLNFWEKLEKFLNFHFKEIKENIAVGEILVREKDFPKKEGSDSINEYLTMIPEILENELKDAIQRGEINESYDPEISANIIFGSIQGIVEKAIKNEDKNMLMKAPEELIMILKKGLRE
- the pulA gene encoding type I pullulanase gives rise to the protein MSLDNKMDLSFEYGDIFYNGDDLGVIVDKGSTSFKIWSPAAEKVEVLIFADENDKSINDKFLLKKGENGCWSTLVSEDLSGNYYLFIVDYGEYSYEVIDPYARAVGTNSKLGYIVDLSKTNPEGWESDCRVKLEKPTDAIIYEVHVKDFSISSESGIELKGDYLAFTEKGTKNRYGFKTGIDHLKELGITHVHLLPVFDFATVDDTWQKDYNWGYDPYYYNVPEGSYASDPSDETRIIEFKKMVKALHDEGIGVIMDVVYNHTYYTEDSTFSKTAPGYFYRKHEDEHNLANGSGVGNEFATEKPMARKFIIDSLSYWAEEYHIDGFRFDLMRIIDKETMDLAEDKLHEIDSSILLYGEPWSALPPQLHHDEQMLKGAQKKMNISAFNDHFRDAIKGDTDGDTRGFVNGKKGLSNEIKKGIVGAIYYNKEIHDFTVSPSETINYVSAHDNLTLWDKLKKTNGEEPRHIRIKMDKMAQAIIFTSLGVPFLQGGEEFLRTKYGNSNSYNAGDYINMLKWERKTRFHNTFKYYSGLIDLRKSYEIFRMDDAKTIRNNLEFLESPSNTVAYKIKSEISNSKKEEELLILYNPNREWIDFEIGEGRWGIIVDDKKAGNEVFNIFKDHHIKVPPISVMVLISR
- the glgA gene encoding glycogen synthase GlgA, which produces MSEKLKILFVTSEADPFVKTGGLADVSGSLPQILREEGHDVRVVLPEYLNMDEKFKLELEHVTDFKTDVVWREEYVGVNKLLNEGVPTYFIDNKYYFNRSTLYENNDKEVQFTFFNRAVLEMLPEIDFKPDIIHFNDWQTGILALLLDDNYRKYDFYEDIKTLYTIHNLRYQGQFDPKIIGDVLGINYWHWNSGNIRHNGLVNFMKAGIFYADKINTVSETYAEEIKTSYFGEGLDYALRMRSRDLKGIVNGISYDKFNPKTDSDIYYNYDQDDLETKLKNKEKLQKEFELPVNKEIPLIGIVTRLVEQKGIDLIKAILEEAINKEDMQFVLLGTGQKKYENFFKRISKKYPDQIGVKIKYDGKLAQKMYAGLDMFLMPSRFEPCGLSQIISMRYGTIPIVKETGGLKDTVEPYNEFEDTGFGFSFANFNAHDMLYTIRRAIHFYQQKEIWEKLMKRAMVKDFSWKHSAQEYIKLYKSL
- the glgB gene encoding 1,4-alpha-glucan branching protein GlgB — encoded protein: MSENYPNEYNRYLFHKGENYHSYKFLGNHLFQKKEKKGVRFSLWAPNAKKISVIGDFNNWQSNIDEMKKIKNSGIWTIFINKAKAGDLYKYKITGPNNEIRIKADPYANYAEKKPNTASRVFNNNKYKWNDEKWIKKRNNFDPHKEAILIYELHLGSWIRDEENNYLNYREIADKLVDYIKKMGYTHIELLPIAEHPFDGSWGYQTTGYYAVTSRYGNPDDFKYLVDKCHQNNIGVIMDWVPGHFCKDDHGLRIFDGTPLYESEDPRRAENIQWDTLNFDFAQPEIWSFLISNAIYWLKEFHIDGIRADAVSNMIYLDYQKKDGQWAANKYGGNENLEAIAFLQKLNEVVFKEFPGTLMIAEESSAWPGVTSPTYHDGLGFNFKWNMGWMNDTLEYMEKDPLFRKGVHNKLTFSIMYTYSENYILPLSHDEVVHGKKSLLDKMPGEYWEKFANLRLLFGYMLAHPGKNLLFMGGEFGQFIEWNYKQELDWSLLEYEKHKKMSDYVKELNKFYLEEKALWLLDHKPEGFEWVEADDKDKSIISFLRFPYNQENHLLVICNFTPVFRENYQVGIPFYKKYEIVFNSDLEKYGGENTINQKLYSPFKKSCNSKPYSLKIDLPPLSILYLKINENTKEG
- a CDS encoding glucose-1-phosphate adenylyltransferase, producing the protein MANKEIVAMLLAGGKGTRLGVLTNNLAKPAVPFGAEFRLIDFPLSNCSNSGINTVGILTQYEPLILNSYIGDGSSWELDRNDGGVTVLPPYLHDKGGGWYKGTADAVYHNINYIDRYDPEYVLVLSGDHIYKMDYSKMLDFHKEKGAAASLAVIEVPWEETHRFGIMNTDEENKIIEFQEKPDEAKNNLASMGIYIFDWPKLKEYLIADSRDSESSGDFGKNIIPAMINDKHSVYAYEFEGYWMDVGTINSYWKAHMDLIHKNTGLDLYDRNWIISSLNPNQPPLYISEDAEVNHSLINKGSEIEGTVKNSVIFFGSSVGKNSIVEDSVILPNTKIGEGCYINKSIICHNVNIEDNCNIGADDLINPDITVIADNMTISRGSNIENGSVVE
- the glgD gene encoding glucose-1-phosphate adenylyltransferase subunit GlgD — protein: MKNVMGIINDIQNEEVLKDLTEHRSLASVPFGCRYRLIDFPLSNMVNSGIINVGIFLENKFRSLLDHIGPGKAWDLDRKRDGLFLLPASQSNNHGIYKGDIESLQANLDYLYRSSQEYVVIASSNIICNMNYNDAFEYHLQSDADITAIYKQISSPAKSKNHTVLETNINDQITNMKVNPERQKYNKISLEKFIMKKELLIDIIDDCYSTGRWDFIKDGIIKNIDKYNIKGFPYKGYVANINSLNSYFHKNLELLKPDNRKDMFYKNQIFTKPKDEAPTKFSDRGQAKNIIAANGCIIEGDVENSILFRGVTIKRGAHVRNSIIMQKSTIGRNAQVENVITDKNAKIKDGTELKGSRNFPIIIEKNAEV